A portion of the Halobacillus ihumii genome contains these proteins:
- the remA gene encoding extracellular matrix/biofilm regulator RemA: MSLKLINIGFGNVVSANRIISIVSPESAPIKRIITVARDNNKLVDATYGRRTRAVIITDSDHVVLSAVQPETVGQRVISNDEMSDEN; the protein is encoded by the coding sequence TTGAGTTTAAAGTTAATTAATATCGGCTTTGGAAACGTGGTGTCAGCTAATCGAATCATTTCTATTGTTTCACCAGAATCTGCGCCGATTAAACGTATTATAACCGTAGCAAGAGATAATAATAAATTAGTAGACGCTACATACGGCAGAAGAACGCGTGCCGTTATTATTACAGATAGCGATCATGTTGTGCTTTCGGCAGTTCAGCCGGAAACTGTGGGGCAGCGTGTAATCAGTAATGATGAAATGTCAGATGAGAATTAG
- a CDS encoding TetR/AcrR family transcriptional regulator: MPKFIDHKKRKIQIAEATWRVIVEEGLEHATVRKIAAAAGLSVGSLRHYFASQSELFLFSMELVSERVKQRIEAKNYEGSSKDMLTTFICEFLPVDEERRIEMEVWFVFSAKTLVDPKLSSLSEKVYNEMHEGLATVIYSLPSNRFANDNLDLETEVDRLHTLVDGLALHHMLHPSAFPYDKMIRTLQYHLQSICKM, translated from the coding sequence ATGCCAAAATTTATTGACCATAAGAAACGTAAAATTCAAATTGCTGAGGCCACGTGGAGGGTCATCGTTGAGGAAGGACTTGAACATGCCACCGTACGGAAAATTGCAGCAGCCGCTGGATTGTCGGTTGGGTCGCTGCGACACTATTTTGCCTCTCAATCCGAACTATTCTTATTTTCGATGGAGCTTGTTTCTGAACGAGTTAAACAGCGTATCGAAGCAAAAAACTATGAAGGTTCGTCAAAGGATATGCTGACGACATTTATTTGTGAATTTCTGCCGGTCGATGAAGAAAGACGAATTGAAATGGAGGTATGGTTCGTTTTTTCAGCTAAAACACTTGTCGATCCAAAGCTCAGCTCCTTAAGCGAAAAGGTGTACAACGAAATGCACGAAGGATTGGCCACTGTCATTTATTCTCTACCTTCAAACCGGTTCGCAAATGATAATCTTGACTTGGAGACAGAAGTTGATCGATTGCATACTCTTGTCGATGGATTAGCCCTTCATCACATGCTGCATCCATCAGCTTTTCCGTACGACAAAATGATCCGTACACTGCAATATCACCTTCAGTCCATTTGTAAGATGTAA
- a CDS encoding YicC/YloC family endoribonuclease: MAKSMTGYGRDTVETAGMRLTIELRSVNHRFLDISPKIPRNFLFLEEALKRHLKQKLSRGRVDLFLTAEGEGLLNKRLEADDELLHQYITKLMNVKEQYKLTGDISIDTVAGLEGIFTVRETDQPIHQIKVELLNALDAACTDLVEMRNQEGERLAQDLLNRLQSVKDTVSAIEERRPVVVEEYKAKVLARVETFINEEIAVEESRVLQEVALLAEKGDITEEVTRLYSHIDQFHYTLEKQVPIGRTLDFIVQEMHREINTIGSKSNDSQLSNSVVMLKSEVEKMKEQVQNIE; encoded by the coding sequence GTGGCAAAAAGCATGACAGGATATGGACGAGATACAGTAGAAACCGCTGGGATGAGACTTACCATTGAACTTCGAAGTGTCAATCACCGTTTTTTGGATATTTCTCCAAAAATACCACGGAACTTTTTGTTTCTTGAGGAGGCTTTGAAACGCCACTTGAAACAGAAGCTTAGCCGCGGGCGAGTGGATCTTTTTCTAACGGCAGAGGGAGAAGGGCTGCTGAATAAACGGCTTGAAGCGGATGATGAGCTTCTTCATCAATACATAACCAAGTTAATGAATGTAAAGGAACAGTACAAGTTGACGGGGGACATCTCGATTGATACAGTAGCTGGGCTTGAGGGAATTTTTACAGTTCGGGAAACGGATCAGCCGATCCATCAAATCAAAGTAGAACTTTTAAACGCGCTCGATGCGGCATGTACAGACTTAGTCGAAATGAGAAATCAGGAAGGTGAACGACTGGCTCAGGATCTTCTAAACAGGCTGCAATCTGTGAAAGATACAGTGTCTGCCATAGAAGAACGGCGCCCAGTTGTCGTGGAGGAATACAAAGCTAAAGTTTTAGCAAGGGTCGAGACGTTTATTAACGAAGAGATTGCCGTAGAAGAGTCCAGAGTGCTGCAAGAGGTTGCCTTGCTCGCTGAAAAAGGTGATATTACCGAAGAGGTCACAAGGTTATATTCGCATATCGACCAATTTCACTACACCCTTGAAAAACAAGTGCCGATTGGGCGTACACTTGATTTCATCGTTCAGGAAATGCATCGTGAGATCAATACGATTGGTTCGAAGTCAAATGACAGTCAGTTGTCCAACAGTGTGGTGATGTTAAAGAGTGAAGTAGAGAAAATGAAAGAACAAGTACAAAATATTGAATAA
- the gmk gene encoding guanylate kinase has translation MIDEKGILFILSGPSGVGKGTVRKALFDQSTNLRYSISMTTREPREGEVDGIDYFFKSRAEFETLIEKRQLIEHAEYVGNYYGTPKQYVEDTLNEGKDVFLEIEVQGALKVRENFPEGVFVFLIPPSLEELKDRIVNRGTETEDKVKNRLLAAKEEIEMMDAYDYVVVNDRVDHAVGKIQSIVASEHCKRERVSQQYKKALEADQHDA, from the coding sequence GTGATCGATGAAAAAGGTATATTATTTATTTTATCTGGACCATCCGGCGTAGGGAAGGGCACGGTCCGTAAAGCATTATTCGATCAATCGACCAACCTTCGTTATTCCATCTCCATGACAACCAGAGAGCCAAGAGAAGGCGAAGTGGATGGCATTGACTATTTTTTTAAGTCGCGAGCAGAATTTGAAACGCTTATTGAAAAGCGGCAATTAATTGAGCATGCTGAATATGTAGGAAACTACTATGGAACTCCTAAACAATACGTTGAAGATACGCTCAATGAGGGAAAAGATGTTTTCCTTGAAATTGAAGTACAAGGGGCCCTCAAAGTAAGAGAGAATTTTCCAGAAGGCGTATTCGTCTTTCTCATCCCGCCTTCTCTTGAAGAACTGAAGGATCGGATTGTCAACCGCGGCACAGAAACAGAAGATAAAGTGAAGAACCGTCTGCTGGCGGCTAAAGAAGAAATTGAGATGATGGATGCGTATGATTACGTCGTTGTCAATGACAGAGTTGATCATGCTGTAGGCAAAATACAGTCGATCGTAGCGAGTGAGCATTGCAAGCGTGAGCGAGTATCACAACAATATAAAAAAGCACTGGAGGCTGATCAACATGATGCTTGA
- the rpoZ gene encoding DNA-directed RNA polymerase subunit omega — MMLEPSIDSLQKQIKSKYTLVTLSARRARELKQGSAPMVENATSSQQVGVALEEIQAGKLDYTHSDQIQSRTETL, encoded by the coding sequence ATGATGCTTGAGCCATCAATTGATTCATTACAAAAGCAAATCAAATCAAAGTACACCCTTGTCACTCTCTCCGCCCGCCGAGCGCGTGAATTGAAACAAGGAAGCGCTCCGATGGTGGAAAATGCAACTTCAAGCCAGCAAGTTGGCGTGGCGCTGGAAGAAATACAGGCTGGAAAACTGGATTATACTCATAGTGACCAAATTCAATCTAGAACGGAAACACTATAA
- a CDS encoding Rqc2 family fibronectin-binding protein, with translation MSFDGIVTRAITHEMNEEVKTGRIVKIYQPTETELVFTIRKNRTNHTLLLSSHPSYARFHLTKDQYHNPKEPPMLCMLLRKHLVGGFLEKVEQVSMERIVKFHVRSRNEIGDETMKTLIIEVMGKHSNILLVDTEQGHILDSIKHLPPSQNRHRTVMPGQPYKLPPEQGKTNPLELEADQLMKKLDFNSGKIDKQILNTVMGFSPMITKEIVHRAHLGGTDAYENAYSAIREQIIENNYQPTIYSGDREQFYVLPLTFLNQEEKSFPTVSGMLDRYYSGKAERDRVKQQAGDLYKFLKNERDKNKRKIKKHETTLKKSEAAEDYQRLGELLTAHMHLVKQGDEIASVVDYYDPDQGERTIELNPNKSPSENAQSYFQTYQKLKKSKQVVQKEIGKAEEEIDYFDRLIQQVESAREVDIEEIREELREQGYMKKRSSSKKKSNKPSKPKPEHYTASNGTSLYVGRNNKQNEYLTNRLANKHDTWLHAKDIPGSHVVIQDDAPTEDVLFEAAQLAAYYSKFSQSSSVPVDYTLIKHVKKPSGAKPGFVTYDHQQTLYVTPDINLIRDMKTK, from the coding sequence ATGTCATTTGACGGCATTGTAACCCGGGCAATCACTCACGAAATGAATGAAGAAGTGAAGACCGGAAGAATCGTTAAAATTTATCAGCCAACTGAAACGGAATTAGTTTTTACCATTAGAAAGAACCGAACGAACCATACGTTATTATTATCGTCACATCCCAGCTATGCACGGTTTCACTTGACGAAAGATCAGTATCACAACCCAAAAGAACCACCAATGCTATGTATGCTGCTCAGGAAACATCTTGTCGGCGGCTTTCTTGAAAAAGTTGAACAAGTGAGTATGGAACGGATCGTCAAGTTCCACGTTCGGTCCCGGAATGAAATTGGTGACGAGACGATGAAGACGTTGATCATTGAAGTGATGGGGAAACACTCGAACATTTTGCTTGTAGATACAGAGCAAGGGCATATTTTAGACAGTATTAAACACTTGCCCCCTTCACAAAACCGCCACCGTACAGTAATGCCGGGGCAGCCATATAAGCTTCCGCCCGAACAAGGGAAAACCAATCCGCTTGAGCTTGAAGCTGACCAGCTCATGAAAAAACTGGATTTCAATTCGGGAAAGATCGATAAACAAATTCTTAATACAGTAATGGGCTTTTCACCAATGATTACGAAAGAGATCGTCCATCGTGCTCATTTAGGCGGGACAGATGCCTATGAAAACGCCTATTCTGCTATCCGTGAGCAAATCATTGAAAACAACTATCAGCCAACTATCTACTCAGGGGATCGCGAACAATTTTACGTCCTGCCGCTTACATTTCTTAACCAAGAAGAGAAGTCCTTTCCTACAGTCAGCGGTATGCTTGATCGCTACTATTCAGGAAAAGCAGAGCGCGACCGTGTTAAACAGCAAGCTGGCGACCTCTATAAATTTTTAAAAAATGAACGTGATAAAAATAAACGTAAAATTAAAAAACACGAAACGACACTGAAGAAATCGGAAGCCGCTGAAGATTACCAGCGTCTTGGCGAGCTACTGACAGCCCACATGCATTTAGTGAAGCAAGGGGACGAAATCGCAAGCGTTGTTGATTATTACGATCCTGATCAAGGCGAGCGTACCATTGAACTTAATCCGAATAAATCACCAAGTGAAAACGCTCAGAGCTATTTTCAAACTTACCAGAAACTAAAGAAATCTAAACAAGTAGTCCAGAAGGAAATTGGAAAAGCTGAAGAAGAAATTGACTATTTTGACCGGCTCATCCAGCAAGTTGAATCTGCGAGGGAAGTGGATATTGAAGAGATTAGAGAAGAACTTAGAGAACAGGGTTATATGAAAAAAAGGAGTTCTTCCAAGAAGAAATCGAACAAGCCTTCGAAACCAAAACCTGAACACTATACGGCTAGTAACGGCACTTCCCTTTATGTTGGGCGCAACAATAAACAAAATGAATACCTCACCAATCGCCTGGCCAACAAGCATGATACGTGGCTGCATGCGAAGGATATTCCAGGTTCTCATGTGGTCATTCAGGATGATGCACCAACAGAAGACGTCTTATTTGAGGCGGCTCAGCTTGCGGCCTATTACAGTAAGTTCAGCCAATCTTCTTCAGTGCCGGTGGATTATACATTGATTAAACATGTCAAAAAGCCTTCCGGGGCCAAACCGGGCTTTGTTACGTATGACCATCAGCAAACGTTATATGTGACTCCTGATATCAATCTTATCCGCGATATGAAAACAAAGTAA
- the pyrE gene encoding orotate phosphoribosyltransferase, with product MEDKPLVQHLLDIGAVQLSPEDFFTWTSGLRSPIYCDNRLTMSYPAIRRRIAKEFSMFVQNMDEEIDIIAGCATAGIPHAAWVADQLDLPMVYVRSSAKKHGKGNQIEGAYQAGQKAIVIEDLISTGKSSIEAAEALQQEGVEVVHVVSIFSYNLTEAEEAFAGKRLPVHSLTDYNHLLHTMEKDALLSEEQHSKLLQWRENPSAFMHS from the coding sequence ATGGAAGACAAACCGCTCGTTCAACATCTACTTGATATTGGAGCTGTACAACTTAGCCCCGAAGACTTTTTTACATGGACATCGGGACTGCGCTCACCGATTTACTGTGATAATCGACTGACCATGTCTTACCCCGCGATCCGTCGGAGAATTGCAAAAGAGTTCTCTATGTTTGTACAAAATATGGATGAAGAAATCGACATCATTGCCGGATGTGCTACAGCAGGCATCCCCCATGCTGCCTGGGTGGCGGATCAACTGGACTTGCCGATGGTTTATGTTCGATCTTCCGCCAAAAAGCACGGAAAAGGCAACCAGATCGAAGGAGCTTATCAAGCAGGACAAAAGGCTATCGTCATTGAGGATCTTATTTCAACAGGGAAATCATCAATTGAGGCAGCAGAAGCACTGCAGCAAGAAGGTGTAGAAGTCGTTCATGTAGTATCCATTTTTAGTTATAATCTTACCGAGGCTGAAGAAGCATTTGCTGGCAAGCGTCTTCCTGTGCATTCCTTAACCGATTATAATCATCTTCTGCACACTATGGAAAAAGATGCATTATTAAGCGAAGAACAGCATAGTAAGTTACTACAATGGCGAGAAAACCCTTCAGCCTTCATGCACTCTTGA